Genomic DNA from Bacillota bacterium:
GACAACTGGTTTTCCGAGATCTCAGAAAAACCACTTTTTAAAAATCTTATTAAGTTAGCCAGAAGGTTAAGATAAATTGATTATTTCAGTGATTGTTCCAACCTGCAATGAAGAATCTCTACTGCCGGCCTGTCTGGAAAGCATATTGAGGGAGCCGGAGGATATACAGCTGATTGTAGTTGATGGGGCCAGTAATGATAATACTTTGAATGTAGCCCGTCGATATACTGATGAGATTATTGTCCTCGATATAGCTGATTTGTCTGCCCAGCTTAATAAAGGGGCGGAAAAAGCAGAGGGTGATATCCTGCTTTTCCTGCACGCTGATACGCGACTTACACCAGGCTGCATCAGCCGATTAAAAAAAATTCCTTCACATATTATCGGCGGTGCTTTTACCATGCAGCTTGAAGGTGATCGTTTTTTCTATCGGCTGCTTAGTCTGGGTGGCAACCTCTACTGCCGGCTGACCGGCTCTTATTTTGGAGACCGCGGTATCTTTGTTCGTAAATCCTCATTCCGGGATTTGAATGGTTTTAATGCTTTGCCAATCATGGCCGATGTTGATTTTAGCGCACGTTTGAAAAGTTTAGGGAAGACTATTTTGCTTAAAGGTCCGTTAATAAGCAGCAGCCGTAAGTTTAAAACTGAATCCCCTCTGCGAACGCTTTACCTGATTATCTACGCGCTTATTGCATTCAAGTTCGGCGTGGATCCGGGGAAGATTAAGAATAAGTATTACCATTTACCCAAGAAATAATACTTAGAGGAGAAGATCTCAGATCCGGTTGTTTTGCGTAATAACCTGTGGGAGCACGATGTAGCTCTTTTGTAAAGAGCACACCAGCTCAGCTGAAAAAACAGCGCTTGCAACTATGTCAGGTTCAAAAGAAGCCAGGCGGATTCTGGTTGTACTCGTTCTCAATGAAGAATTTGATCTAATGTATAACATTTATTTGTTGAAAAAATACATCGACAGATAATTGAGGTGATAATTATTGGAAACAGAAGGACCTATAACAGTTGTAGTGTCAAGGCGAGTTCGCCCTGGGCTTGAGAACAAATTTAGAACCTGGGTAAACGATATTGCGAAGGCTGCAGAGCATTTCCAGGGGCATCTGGGTTCAGGATACATTCGACCGGCAACAGCTGAAGGCGAACATACCATTATTTACCGGTTTGATACTGTCGAGCATTTTAATGCATGGCAGAATTCAGA
This window encodes:
- a CDS encoding TIGR04283 family arsenosugar biosynthesis glycosyltransferase, yielding MIISVIVPTCNEESLLPACLESILREPEDIQLIVVDGASNDNTLNVARRYTDEIIVLDIADLSAQLNKGAEKAEGDILLFLHADTRLTPGCISRLKKIPSHIIGGAFTMQLEGDRFFYRLLSLGGNLYCRLTGSYFGDRGIFVRKSSFRDLNGFNALPIMADVDFSARLKSLGKTILLKGPLISSSRKFKTESPLRTLYLIIYALIAFKFGVDPGKIKNKYYHLPKK